In the Mycolicibacter sp. MU0102 genome, one interval contains:
- a CDS encoding CaiB/BaiF CoA-transferase family protein, producing MGPLHGYTVVDLSDGIAGAYATKMLADGGATVVDVEPPQGDSLRGWSASGAEVDPETGGALFSFLGCSKHSVVADPGNVDDIEFVHRLLASADAVVWSPGGAVGQHPSLAPAEIHRRHPHLVVTAITPFGLDGPWRDRPATEFTLQAWSGGAVGLGRGSQDRAPVHVGGQAGEWLAGAYAAAMTLASRVRALRDGRGELIDLSALETQILGLTYYPVTYFQVLDRPWRSERRPTVPGVAEAADGLVALGCGTAQQWFDLCAMSGHDEWIDENSPLSITEQANLHASELYEWVRSHKVDDVRDLASAFRIPNSPVGNGENVPTFDHFRHRQVFTRNPRDGFIQPVPPYRLSGVALQAPIPAPRLGEHTDSYRQSPPARRDAPASKSVGERLPLHGIRVLDMTTFWAGPSCTHLLAMLGAEVIHLESTRHPDGTRLIAGIPVSEESWWEKSPIFSALNTNKEGLTLDFQTQAGRDVLHRLIAGCDVIVENFTPRVIENLGLDFDFVQSLRSDVIMLRMPGFGLDGPWRDNPAFAYVIEDAAGLSWLTGYPDRNPYEPYSIGDPNAGVHALTGLLLALEHRRRTGQGVLVEAAMIDAALNIAAEQVIEYSANGALLQRDGNRGPAAAPQNFYRTSGVDEFGREDCWVAIAVATDEQWAGLRAALGDPAWAADPALSDATGRRARHDLIDEQLSDWCATRSGDDVVAALWDAGVPVAKVMQPHRQTELAQLAERNFFEQVDHPVNGPAPHSTLPARMSQGPSRIHTRPAPLLGQHNHELLSELGLTEAEIAALSADGVIGSSPG from the coding sequence GTGGGACCGCTGCACGGCTACACCGTCGTCGACCTTTCCGACGGTATTGCCGGCGCCTACGCCACGAAGATGCTCGCCGACGGGGGAGCAACGGTGGTAGATGTCGAACCCCCGCAGGGGGATTCATTGCGGGGATGGTCGGCTTCGGGAGCCGAGGTCGATCCCGAAACCGGTGGTGCACTGTTCAGCTTCCTGGGCTGCTCCAAACACAGTGTCGTGGCCGACCCAGGCAACGTCGACGACATCGAGTTCGTGCACCGGCTGCTGGCCTCCGCCGACGCGGTGGTGTGGTCGCCGGGCGGGGCCGTCGGCCAGCACCCGTCGTTGGCGCCCGCCGAGATCCACCGGCGGCACCCGCACCTGGTGGTCACCGCCATCACGCCGTTCGGACTGGATGGCCCGTGGCGGGACCGCCCGGCCACCGAGTTCACCTTGCAGGCCTGGTCGGGGGGAGCGGTCGGGCTTGGCCGCGGATCGCAGGATCGCGCGCCGGTTCACGTCGGCGGCCAGGCCGGGGAGTGGCTCGCCGGGGCCTATGCGGCGGCGATGACGTTGGCGTCGCGGGTCCGCGCGCTGCGCGACGGCCGCGGCGAACTGATCGACCTGTCCGCGCTGGAAACCCAGATCCTCGGCCTCACTTACTATCCCGTCACCTACTTCCAGGTCCTCGATCGTCCCTGGCGGTCCGAGCGCCGGCCGACGGTGCCCGGCGTGGCCGAGGCCGCCGACGGTTTGGTCGCGTTGGGCTGCGGCACCGCGCAGCAGTGGTTCGACCTGTGTGCGATGTCGGGGCACGACGAGTGGATCGACGAGAACTCGCCGCTGTCGATCACCGAACAGGCGAACCTGCACGCGTCGGAGCTGTACGAGTGGGTACGCAGTCACAAGGTCGACGATGTCCGCGACCTGGCATCGGCGTTCCGGATACCCAACTCGCCGGTCGGCAACGGGGAAAACGTCCCGACGTTCGATCACTTTCGGCATCGCCAGGTATTCACCCGCAATCCCCGCGACGGTTTCATCCAGCCGGTCCCGCCCTATCGGCTCAGCGGTGTGGCGCTGCAGGCACCGATCCCGGCACCGCGGCTGGGCGAACACACCGACTCCTATCGGCAGTCGCCGCCGGCGCGGCGCGACGCACCGGCTTCGAAATCCGTTGGGGAGCGGCTGCCGCTCCATGGAATCCGCGTGCTGGACATGACCACCTTCTGGGCCGGACCGTCGTGCACGCATTTGCTGGCGATGCTCGGCGCCGAGGTGATCCATCTCGAGTCGACCCGGCATCCCGACGGTACCCGGCTGATCGCCGGGATACCGGTCAGCGAGGAGTCGTGGTGGGAGAAGTCCCCGATCTTCTCCGCGCTCAACACCAACAAGGAGGGCCTGACGCTGGACTTCCAGACGCAGGCCGGCCGCGACGTGCTGCACCGATTGATCGCCGGCTGCGACGTCATCGTCGAGAACTTCACCCCCCGCGTCATCGAGAACCTGGGTCTGGACTTCGACTTCGTACAGTCGCTGCGCAGCGACGTGATCATGCTGCGAATGCCCGGATTCGGTCTGGACGGCCCGTGGCGGGACAATCCGGCGTTCGCCTACGTCATCGAGGACGCTGCCGGGCTGAGCTGGCTGACCGGCTACCCCGATCGCAACCCCTATGAGCCGTACTCGATCGGCGACCCGAACGCGGGCGTGCATGCGCTGACGGGTCTGCTGCTGGCACTGGAGCATCGGCGCCGCACCGGGCAGGGCGTGCTGGTGGAGGCGGCCATGATCGACGCCGCACTCAACATCGCCGCCGAGCAAGTGATCGAATACTCCGCCAACGGTGCGCTGCTGCAACGTGACGGAAATCGCGGGCCGGCGGCTGCCCCGCAGAACTTCTATCGGACCTCCGGCGTCGACGAATTCGGCAGGGAAGACTGCTGGGTCGCCATCGCCGTTGCTACCGACGAGCAGTGGGCCGGTCTGCGGGCTGCGCTGGGTGACCCGGCCTGGGCTGCCGATCCGGCCTTGTCGGACGCGACCGGACGACGCGCCCGCCACGACCTGATCGACGAGCAGCTGTCCGACTGGTGCGCGACGCGCAGCGGCGACGATGTCGTCGCAGCACTGTGGGACGCCGGGGTCCCGGTCGCCAAAGTCATGCAACCGCATCGCCAGACCGAGTTGGCGCAGCTGGCCGAGCGGAACTTCTTCGAGCAGGTCGATCACCCGGTCAACGGTCCCGCTCCGCACAGCACACTGCCGGCTCGAATGTCGCAGGGCCCGAGCCGTATTCATACCCGACCGGCACCGCTACTGGGCCAGCACAATCATGAGCTGCTCAGCGAGCTGGGGCTTACCGAGGCCGAGATAGCCGCGTTGTCAGCCGATGGGGTTATCGGCAGCTCACCCGGATAG
- a CDS encoding cytochrome P450 yields MTVTTTDEARYDPYDVDLNSDPYPMFRRLREEAPLYYNTEHDFYALSRFDDVNKALVDHQTFSSARGAILELIKANTPIPPGLILFEDPPIHDIHRKLLARMFTPRKIAELESKIREYCARCLDPLIGTGRLDFVADLGAQMPMRVIGMLVGIPEADQEVIRDRSNDNMRTEAGKPMTVASEGFDDGSIFADYLDWRVEHPSDDIMTELLNVEFTDESGTTRRLTRDELLMYVMLVAGAGNETTTRLIGWTGKVLAEHPDQRRELVANPALVPQAIEELLRYEPPAPHVARYVTRDVEYYGQTVPEGSVMMMLIGAANRDHRRFAPDGDVFDIHRESRQHLTFSVGAHYCLGAALARLEGRIALEEILKRFPDWEVDLSKAALSPTSTVRGWESMPASVE; encoded by the coding sequence ATGACGGTGACCACCACCGACGAAGCGCGCTACGACCCGTATGACGTTGACCTCAACAGCGATCCGTACCCGATGTTTCGTCGGCTTCGCGAAGAGGCACCGCTGTACTACAACACCGAGCACGACTTCTACGCGCTGAGCCGGTTCGACGACGTCAACAAGGCCCTGGTCGATCACCAGACGTTCAGCTCGGCGCGCGGGGCGATTCTGGAGCTGATCAAGGCCAATACCCCGATCCCGCCGGGGCTGATTCTGTTCGAGGACCCACCGATCCACGACATCCACCGCAAGCTGCTGGCCCGGATGTTCACCCCGCGCAAGATCGCCGAACTCGAATCGAAGATCCGCGAGTACTGCGCCCGTTGCCTCGATCCCCTGATCGGTACCGGCCGCCTCGATTTCGTGGCCGACCTCGGTGCCCAGATGCCCATGCGCGTGATCGGCATGCTGGTGGGCATTCCCGAAGCCGATCAGGAGGTCATTCGGGACCGCTCGAACGACAACATGCGCACCGAAGCCGGCAAGCCGATGACGGTTGCGTCCGAAGGATTCGACGACGGTTCGATCTTCGCCGACTATCTCGACTGGCGCGTCGAGCACCCGTCCGACGACATCATGACCGAACTGCTCAACGTCGAATTCACCGACGAATCCGGCACCACTCGGCGGCTGACCCGCGACGAGCTGCTGATGTACGTGATGCTGGTGGCCGGGGCCGGAAACGAGACCACCACCAGGCTGATCGGCTGGACCGGCAAGGTGCTGGCCGAGCATCCCGACCAGCGCCGCGAGTTGGTGGCAAACCCGGCATTGGTCCCGCAGGCCATCGAAGAGCTGTTGCGCTACGAGCCACCGGCACCACACGTGGCGCGCTACGTCACCCGGGATGTGGAGTACTACGGCCAGACCGTTCCCGAGGGCAGCGTGATGATGATGCTGATCGGCGCCGCTAACCGCGACCATCGCCGATTCGCTCCCGACGGTGACGTTTTCGACATCCACCGCGAGTCCCGCCAGCACCTGACCTTCAGTGTGGGCGCGCACTACTGCCTGGGCGCCGCACTGGCGCGCCTGGAAGGGCGAATCGCGCTGGAGGAGATCCTCAAACGCTTCCCCGACTGGGAGGTCGACCTCTCCAAGGCAGCGCTGTCACCGACTTCGACGGTCCGCGGGTGGGAGTCCATGCCCGCGTCGGTCGAATGA
- a CDS encoding TetR/AcrR family transcriptional regulator — protein sequence MPESAKGQRRIGAPDAKNRTLLLDAAEELLLTDGAGAVSSRRVAERAGLKHQLVHYYFRTMDDLFLAIFRRRGDQGLAEQAAVLASPQPLWALWRFNTDPAWTALTMQFITVANEREALRAEIANYAERLRAEQIAAVSGLFARYGVDDAEFPPTVLMVLMTSASRMLIIEQEALGMTLGHPETIEFVERWLQRLEGDPPPYAPLSGVALASGPAEH from the coding sequence ATGCCCGAATCGGCTAAGGGGCAGCGCAGAATTGGCGCCCCGGACGCGAAGAACCGGACCCTGTTGCTCGACGCGGCAGAAGAGCTGCTGCTGACCGACGGCGCCGGTGCGGTCAGCTCCCGTCGTGTCGCCGAGCGGGCGGGCCTCAAACATCAGCTCGTGCACTACTACTTCCGCACCATGGACGACCTGTTCCTGGCGATTTTCCGCCGGCGCGGCGATCAGGGCTTGGCCGAGCAGGCGGCGGTGTTGGCGTCGCCGCAGCCACTCTGGGCGCTGTGGCGATTCAACACCGATCCGGCCTGGACGGCGTTGACCATGCAGTTCATCACCGTGGCCAACGAGCGCGAGGCCTTGCGGGCCGAGATCGCCAACTACGCCGAGCGGCTGCGCGCCGAACAGATCGCGGCGGTATCCGGGTTGTTTGCCCGGTACGGCGTCGACGACGCGGAGTTCCCGCCGACGGTGCTGATGGTTCTGATGACCAGCGCCTCGCGGATGCTGATCATCGAGCAGGAGGCGCTGGGCATGACTCTCGGTCACCCCGAGACCATCGAGTTCGTCGAGCGCTGGCTGCAACGGCTCGAGGGTGACCCGCCGCCGTACGCGCCGCTCTCGGGCGTCGCGCTGGCCTCGGGGCCCGCCGAGCATTAG
- a CDS encoding cytochrome P450, whose translation MTDFATIDFFTDQSLVPDPHPYFDYLRAQSPVTPLGVYDVVAVTGHEEANEIYRDSDTYSNLVAVGGPFPPLPFTPEGDDISEQIEAHRHLMPMTEHMVTMDPPTHTKARSILSRLLTPKRLKENQDFMWQLADRQLDYFIDSGSCEFLTEYARPFALLVVADLLGVPEADRPVFQEVLGAPQPGARIGSLDHEELAHDPLAWLDDKFSRYLSDRRENPRADVLTDLATATYEDGSIPEIIDVVKSATFLFGAGQETTTKLLSAALRFMAEDPALVEQLRSDRSKIPNFLEETLRLESPVKTDPRLVRKTTTLGGVELKAGTVVVMFPGAVNRDPRKFENPHELRIDRPNVREHLAFARGSHTCPGSPLARAESRISLERILDRMTDIRLDETQHGPAGERRFTFEPTFILRGLTELHLEFTPVAAPVSAGL comes from the coding sequence TTGACTGACTTCGCGACGATCGATTTCTTCACCGATCAGTCCCTGGTACCCGATCCCCACCCGTACTTCGACTATCTGCGGGCCCAGAGCCCGGTCACCCCGCTGGGCGTGTACGACGTGGTCGCGGTAACCGGCCACGAAGAGGCCAACGAGATCTACCGCGACTCCGACACCTACTCCAACCTCGTCGCGGTCGGCGGCCCGTTCCCGCCGCTGCCATTCACCCCCGAGGGCGACGACATCAGCGAGCAGATCGAGGCACACCGCCACCTGATGCCGATGACCGAGCACATGGTCACCATGGACCCGCCGACGCACACCAAGGCCCGGTCGATACTGAGCCGACTGCTGACGCCGAAGCGGCTCAAGGAGAATCAGGACTTCATGTGGCAGCTGGCCGACCGCCAGCTCGACTACTTCATCGACAGCGGCAGCTGCGAGTTCCTCACGGAGTATGCGAGGCCGTTCGCGCTGCTGGTGGTCGCCGACCTGCTCGGTGTGCCCGAAGCTGACCGGCCGGTGTTCCAGGAGGTGCTGGGCGCGCCGCAACCCGGCGCCCGGATCGGCTCGCTGGATCACGAAGAGCTGGCCCACGATCCGCTGGCATGGCTGGACGACAAGTTCAGCCGCTACCTGTCTGACCGCCGGGAGAACCCGCGCGCCGACGTGCTGACCGACCTGGCCACCGCCACCTACGAGGACGGGTCGATCCCCGAGATCATCGACGTGGTCAAGAGCGCCACCTTCCTGTTCGGGGCGGGGCAAGAAACCACCACCAAGCTGCTCAGTGCCGCGTTGCGGTTCATGGCCGAGGACCCGGCCCTGGTCGAGCAGCTCCGCAGCGACCGCAGCAAGATCCCGAACTTCCTCGAGGAGACCCTGCGCCTGGAAAGCCCGGTGAAGACCGACCCCCGACTGGTGCGTAAGACCACCACCCTGGGCGGGGTCGAGCTGAAAGCCGGCACCGTCGTGGTCATGTTCCCCGGCGCCGTCAACCGGGATCCCCGCAAATTCGAGAACCCGCACGAACTGCGGATCGATCGGCCCAATGTCCGCGAACACCTGGCCTTCGCCCGCGGCAGCCACACCTGTCCGGGCTCGCCGCTGGCACGCGCCGAGAGCCGCATATCGCTGGAACGAATCCTGGATCGGATGACCGACATTCGGCTCGACGAGACCCAACACGGCCCGGCCGGCGAGCGCCGGTTCACCTTCGAACCGACCTTCATCCTGCGCGGATTGACCGAACTGCACCTGGAATTCACCCCGGTGGCCGCTCCGGTCAGCGCCGGCCTGTAG
- a CDS encoding enoyl-CoA hydratase/isomerase family protein, whose product MSDTPGPSERPSAEEIIRYHKDPATKIATITFDRPEYLNAPTSSARLRYADLLRGASVDNDVKVVVIRGVGDNLGSGADLPEFMEGVDDPEKRLAELRLEGMDVNYPPQGTFRNGATISAWYANVQAGNRPLQELKKISIVEAKGYCYGWHFYQAADADLVISSDDALFGHPSFRYYGWGPRMWTWVQMMGLRKFSEMVFTGRPFTAADMDKCNFLNKVVPRDQLEAEVDKYALACARNRPVDTVFMQKMFFEVYKQHQGEYMGSLLSAFFESMGSGVAPDADDLMLDEAIESGLSGAVKDNDSRFPPDFRLSKSSRDKES is encoded by the coding sequence ATGTCAGACACGCCAGGGCCTTCCGAGCGGCCGTCCGCGGAAGAGATCATCCGCTACCACAAGGACCCGGCCACCAAGATCGCCACGATCACCTTCGACCGGCCCGAATACCTCAACGCCCCGACATCATCGGCGCGGCTGCGCTACGCGGACCTGCTGCGCGGAGCCAGCGTGGACAACGACGTCAAAGTGGTGGTGATCCGCGGTGTCGGAGACAACCTGGGCAGCGGTGCGGACCTACCCGAGTTCATGGAGGGTGTCGACGATCCCGAAAAGCGGTTGGCCGAGCTGCGTTTGGAAGGCATGGACGTCAACTATCCGCCCCAGGGCACCTTTCGCAACGGCGCCACCATCAGCGCCTGGTACGCCAATGTGCAGGCCGGCAACCGGCCGCTGCAGGAGCTCAAGAAGATCAGCATCGTCGAGGCAAAGGGCTACTGTTACGGCTGGCACTTCTATCAGGCCGCCGACGCTGATCTGGTGATCTCCAGTGACGACGCGCTGTTCGGCCACCCGTCCTTCCGCTACTACGGCTGGGGACCGCGGATGTGGACCTGGGTGCAGATGATGGGGCTACGCAAGTTCTCCGAAATGGTGTTCACCGGCCGGCCTTTCACCGCCGCCGACATGGACAAGTGCAACTTCCTCAACAAGGTGGTCCCGCGCGACCAACTCGAAGCCGAGGTCGACAAGTACGCGCTGGCCTGCGCACGCAACCGCCCGGTCGACACCGTGTTCATGCAGAAGATGTTCTTCGAGGTCTACAAGCAGCATCAGGGTGAGTACATGGGCAGCCTGCTGTCGGCGTTCTTCGAGTCGATGGGTTCCGGTGTGGCACCCGACGCCGACGACCTGATGCTCGATGAGGCCATCGAATCCGGTCTGTCCGGAGCGGTCAAGGACAACGACTCGAGGTTTCCTCCCGACTTCCGGCTGAGCAAGTCCAGCCGCGACAAGGAATCCTGA
- a CDS encoding LLM class flavin-dependent oxidoreductase, whose protein sequence is MRAAITLEAASVGSWEHQKLLVREAERMGLDICWVAEAWGADAVSALGYYVACTDRMLLGSGIIQLSTRTPVAIAQAAITLSNLSGGRFLLGLGASGPQVIEGLHGQSFDRPLGRMRETIEIIRQAIAGERIVYSGKQFQIPRPGSATKPMRLSMRAEHPIPLYLASLTPAMLTLTGEVADGWLGTSFVPEGADAAYFTHLDSGLARSGRTRADLDVCQGAEVSFASDEKHLKELIDSRKTELAFSLGGMGSASTNFYNQAYSRQGWSDVAAAVKERWQAGDREGAAALITDEMVLATTLIGTPAMVRDRLQVWCDTGVDTVRVYPAGERLEDRIATLGAAIELVHSITPGGQ, encoded by the coding sequence ATGCGCGCGGCGATCACGCTGGAGGCGGCCAGCGTCGGCAGCTGGGAGCATCAGAAGCTGCTGGTCCGCGAGGCCGAGAGGATGGGCCTGGACATCTGCTGGGTCGCCGAGGCCTGGGGCGCGGATGCGGTCTCGGCACTGGGCTACTACGTCGCGTGCACCGACCGAATGCTGCTGGGATCGGGGATCATCCAGCTGTCCACCCGGACCCCGGTCGCCATCGCCCAAGCCGCCATCACGCTGTCCAACCTGTCCGGGGGACGTTTCCTGCTCGGTCTGGGTGCCTCGGGCCCGCAGGTCATCGAGGGGCTGCACGGTCAGTCCTTCGACCGGCCGCTCGGCCGGATGCGCGAGACCATCGAGATCATCCGGCAGGCGATCGCCGGAGAGCGCATCGTCTATAGCGGCAAACAGTTCCAGATCCCCCGACCCGGTTCGGCCACCAAGCCGATGCGGTTATCGATGCGGGCCGAACACCCGATCCCGCTGTATCTGGCCAGCCTGACCCCGGCGATGCTGACGCTGACCGGCGAAGTCGCCGACGGCTGGCTGGGCACCAGCTTCGTGCCCGAGGGCGCCGACGCGGCCTACTTCACCCATCTCGACAGCGGCCTCGCCCGCTCCGGGCGCACTCGAGCGGACCTCGACGTCTGCCAGGGCGCGGAAGTGTCGTTCGCCAGCGACGAGAAGCATTTGAAGGAACTGATCGACAGCCGCAAGACCGAACTGGCCTTCAGCCTGGGCGGAATGGGTTCGGCCAGTACCAATTTCTACAACCAGGCCTACAGTCGCCAGGGCTGGTCGGATGTCGCGGCCGCAGTGAAGGAACGCTGGCAGGCCGGCGACCGGGAGGGCGCCGCCGCGCTGATCACCGACGAGATGGTGCTGGCCACCACCTTGATCGGCACCCCCGCAATGGTTCGCGATCGCCTGCAGGTCTGGTGCGACACCGGCGTGGACACCGTGCGGGTCTACCCGGCCGGCGAGCGCCTCGAAGATCGGATCGCCACGCTGGGGGCGGCGATCGAGCTGGTGCACTCGATCACGCCCGGCGGGCAATAG
- a CDS encoding SRPBCC family protein, with the protein MEWTGAVYADAPTVEVSTWIDAPPERVWELASDIHAVAEGSQELQRVEWADGDGPRLGARFTGYNRHPALGEWSTISEVVEFEPLTVFGWAVSDPDNPTSSWRLSLAPEGTGTRLTEWMQLGPAPSGLSLAIAAMPDKEQKIVFVRLREFEAGMTATLDHLKQRAEH; encoded by the coding sequence ATGGAGTGGACTGGAGCTGTATACGCCGACGCACCGACGGTGGAGGTGTCCACCTGGATCGACGCCCCGCCAGAGCGTGTCTGGGAACTGGCCAGCGACATCCACGCGGTCGCCGAGGGCAGTCAGGAGCTCCAGCGCGTCGAATGGGCCGACGGTGACGGTCCCCGGCTTGGCGCTCGGTTCACCGGGTATAACCGGCATCCCGCCCTCGGGGAATGGTCCACGATCTCCGAAGTGGTCGAGTTCGAACCGCTGACGGTGTTCGGTTGGGCCGTGAGCGATCCCGACAACCCCACTTCGTCGTGGCGGTTGAGCCTGGCCCCGGAGGGGACCGGCACCCGCCTGACCGAATGGATGCAGCTGGGGCCCGCGCCGTCCGGGCTTTCGCTGGCCATCGCTGCGATGCCGGACAAGGAACAGAAGATCGTGTTCGTGCGGCTGCGTGAATTCGAAGCGGGTATGACGGCCACCCTCGATCACCTCAAACAGCGCGCCGAGCACTGA
- a CDS encoding phosphotransferase — MTAAISGHHPGAVVDAVSVAARDDGTNRRARLALSYASGSGPATVFAKAVDPEHADLVELTSGLYHEPRLFLSDVALPLDHPTVYRAVIDEPRRDFLLIMEDITAARGAEPRDATRPLTLDEAAQGVRGLARLHGAFWGERISANPALGWVEPFVPFAGLELAPLEVAYERLGESVPSEITAMSGTELFSDTWARYIRSLTRGPQTLLHGDPHIGNTYVLPDGDVGFLDWQMVRRGNFSLDLGYFLQGALTIADRRDGERALIEEYRGALSLPAGQLPSAEEIWLHYRASAAHGLAIWIATLSGGDNWQRPDISLALAQRYAAAFTDLDTRGALGALDSDPC; from the coding sequence ATGACCGCCGCGATCAGCGGTCACCACCCCGGGGCGGTCGTAGACGCCGTCTCGGTCGCGGCCCGCGACGACGGCACCAATCGGCGGGCGCGCCTGGCCCTGAGTTACGCGTCCGGCAGCGGTCCGGCCACCGTGTTCGCCAAGGCCGTCGACCCCGAGCACGCCGACTTGGTGGAGTTGACCAGTGGCCTCTACCACGAGCCACGGTTGTTTCTCTCCGATGTCGCACTGCCCCTTGACCATCCGACCGTCTACCGCGCGGTCATCGACGAACCGCGTCGCGACTTCCTACTGATCATGGAAGACATCACCGCAGCCCGCGGCGCCGAACCGCGTGATGCGACCCGGCCGCTCACCCTCGACGAGGCAGCACAAGGGGTGCGCGGCCTGGCCCGCCTGCACGGGGCGTTCTGGGGAGAGCGCATCAGCGCCAATCCTGCGCTGGGCTGGGTGGAGCCGTTCGTCCCGTTCGCCGGCCTGGAGTTGGCGCCACTGGAGGTGGCCTACGAGCGGCTGGGCGAGTCGGTGCCGTCCGAGATCACCGCGATGTCCGGCACCGAACTGTTCAGCGACACCTGGGCCCGCTACATCCGCAGCCTGACCCGCGGACCGCAGACGCTACTGCACGGCGACCCACACATCGGCAATACCTACGTGTTGCCCGACGGTGACGTCGGTTTCCTGGACTGGCAGATGGTGCGGCGCGGCAATTTCTCACTGGACCTGGGCTACTTCCTGCAGGGTGCACTGACCATCGCCGACCGGCGCGACGGCGAACGTGCGCTGATCGAGGAATACCGCGGCGCCCTGAGCCTTCCCGCCGGGCAGTTGCCGTCAGCCGAGGAGATCTGGCTGCACTATCGGGCGTCAGCGGCGCATGGCCTGGCAATCTGGATCGCGACGCTGTCCGGCGGCGACAACTGGCAGCGGCCCGACATCAGCCTGGCGCTCGCCCAGCGTTATGCCGCAGCGTTCACCGATCTGGATACCCGTGGCGCACTGGGCGCGCTGGACTCCGACCCCTGCTGA
- a CDS encoding mycofactocin-coupled SDR family oxidoreductase yields the protein MAGRVEGKVAFITGAAHGQGRSHAVRLAEEGADIIAIDVCKPIVENSPIPPATPEELAETVDLVKARGRRIFTAEVDVRDFDGLKAAVDAGVEELGRLDIIVANAGIGNGGDTLDQCSEHDWQEMIDINLSGVWKTVKAGVPHLISGGKGGSIILTSSVGGLKAYPHCGNYVAAKHGVVGIMRSFAVELGHQNIRVNTVHPTHVSTGMIMNEGTWKMFRPDLENPGPDDMAPICQMFHTLPVPWVDAVDISNAVLFLASDEARYITGVTLPVDAGSCLK from the coding sequence ATGGCTGGACGTGTTGAGGGCAAGGTCGCGTTCATCACCGGCGCGGCCCACGGTCAGGGCCGCAGTCACGCGGTGCGGCTGGCCGAGGAGGGCGCCGACATCATCGCGATCGACGTCTGTAAGCCGATCGTCGAGAACTCGCCCATCCCGCCGGCCACCCCGGAGGAATTGGCCGAGACCGTCGACCTGGTCAAGGCGCGCGGCCGTCGGATCTTCACCGCGGAAGTCGATGTACGCGACTTCGACGGGCTCAAGGCCGCCGTGGACGCCGGCGTGGAGGAGCTGGGTCGCCTGGACATCATCGTGGCCAACGCCGGTATCGGCAACGGTGGCGACACCCTGGACCAGTGCAGCGAGCACGACTGGCAAGAGATGATCGACATCAACCTCTCCGGAGTGTGGAAGACGGTCAAAGCGGGTGTCCCGCACCTTATTTCCGGCGGCAAGGGCGGATCGATCATCCTGACCAGCTCCGTCGGCGGACTGAAGGCCTACCCGCACTGCGGCAACTACGTCGCCGCCAAGCACGGCGTGGTGGGCATCATGCGCTCGTTCGCGGTCGAGTTGGGGCACCAGAACATTCGCGTCAACACCGTGCACCCCACTCACGTCAGCACCGGAATGATCATGAACGAGGGCACCTGGAAGATGTTCCGCCCGGACCTGGAGAACCCGGGCCCCGACGACATGGCGCCGATCTGCCAGATGTTCCACACCCTGCCGGTGCCCTGGGTGGACGCGGTGGACATCAGCAACGCGGTGCTGTTCCTGGCCTCCGACGAAGCCCGCTACATCACCGGCGTCACCTTGCCGGTCGACGCGGGAAGCTGCCTGAAATAA